Within Salarias fasciatus chromosome 15, fSalaFa1.1, whole genome shotgun sequence, the genomic segment ATATCTACgttttacagtatttttttactgtaataACGATAAATAATATTTgccttcactttaaaaaaaaaaaaaacatcttgctTTATAGAAAATAATACATGGAAAGTGATTTCTCAGTCAGGATTAAAGCTGCAGAGATGAGCACACGCTGGACTTTACTGCAGTCTAAACAAttcaaaacagtttgaaaaaagtCAACTGGGAAATGACGgattcagcttttattttcagacTTGATTGTGAAATCAGTGATCAACGCAGACAAAATAAATTGCAATATCAGAATAAATGTTAGAGGTTTGATTTATGTGGAGACTCCTCACACCGAGGCATCTTTTGCAGCCTGAGAATGAGCTTAAAGCTGATGCAAATTTCACTCTTTCAATGCTGTCAGCATCACAGGTAtcctcagctcgggtctcagtgctGTGTCAAGTCCACCATGCTGAGGAAAGCTGTGTCAAAAGCTCAAtgctttctttgcagttttCCTCATTTGCTCGGTGTGCTTGTGGCCTCACATTTGAAATCCTTAACTTAAATGAGACAAAACACTTTTCCTCACACATTGCTGTGATGTGTCTTGTCCAGTCTGCTTGTCGAGTGGCTTTATTCTCTCCCAAATGTCGCCATCTGCTGGATGAAGAAGTGTACTACAGAAGTGCAGTGTCTGCAGCATTTGCTCATCTTTGCCCCAAACAGCCTGTGTTTTGCCCAGAAGATGGCAGCGTGTACAGAGGGATGAGGGAGGAGCCCATGAAGGGATGTCAGAGAGTTTGAAGAGCTGTATGATGGAGCCGTGGGAAGTTATGGACTCCATAGGGTTTGAtatgaaacttcatgaatgcatcgTGGCCTCAGATCATAAAGAAGTGATACAGCTGCGCATTTGACCCATAAATCCAACATATGAGCAGAATAAAGCGTTGATCACAACACAAGCTACAATAAAAGTCAGGTCAATTCAAAGCAAGCTGTGTGAAAAAACAATGAGGGTCATGCGGATGTCAAACATGACGGAATCATCTGGAACGAGAAGCGATTTCTTTCCTCCCCTCGGTGAGTGAACCTTTTGCAGTTTGGGCAACTGTCCAACAAAACAATTAGTAAGTATGGGAATCCCGGCCCTGCTGTCGTacacacccctccctccctccctccctccctccctcctatCTCTATCTGCcgtcctctctccccctctctgcaGCTGGCCCCAGGAGAGAGGCGGCCAAGTTTATTTTCTCCACGGTGGTCCCTTTGGGGTGGCGGCGAGGCCCCTGCCACGCCGCCGCTGATGTATTAGGTGAGGGTCCTTAAAGAGATGTTGGGGGGACTCTTTTATTAGCGCAGCACTCAATCTTCCTGTTGCCGTTAAAGGATACCTCAGTGTCCTGTATGCATGAACAAAGTGAGGTGACAAGTGTGTGAAATTTGTCAGCAAAGCAAAAGTACAACCTGATTGCGGCTCGTACTTCAGACACAAAGATAACAGGAAGACTTCAGCCGTGATGAGGAAAGTCTAACAAAGCCACACGAATTTGAAGTATAGAcggtttaaactttaaactgaCATCACTTTGTAAAACTAATATTTTTGGAAATGAGTGAAACTGCTAAAGCATCCATTGCATTTTGTGAAACTGATTTTGCTTCCAATAGCAAAATGGAGAGGGGaaacatttcattcatgttCACTGGATGGCCAAACATTATATtgcattttactgttttattgaaCTCCAGTGGGAAAATCAAAGACTGTGCTCTCGTTGACCTGAAGGTCGATGACCCGGTTCCCATGAAAGACGATGTCTGAGTCAGACTATTTGACAGCAAACACAAGAAACATGTTTTAAGTAACCCTCTAATCCCTGTAGTCAAGGATTTGTGTTCTatattttactatattttgGAGAATTGAATCCCTGACACAGCAACATCAACTCTGAGGATGTCAAATGTAATTAGCTGTAAATTAACTGAAGCTGTCAGATAGGCTGTGCAAGCTGCATTAAAGGAAATTATGATGCAGGAGAGCTGCAGTTTAAATTCATTTGAGGTGTTATCGAGGATTCTGTTCtattaataaatgaaacaaaaacagcagagtTGCCATTGCAGATATggatatataaataaaaagatgAATCAATGataaaataatatcaataatatTACAATTTTGAACATTAATATACACAGCAACATCAGACAACatcagagagagggagcgagagagacacagagagagaagagagagaggccgTGTGTCAGACTGCATAAATAACTGTCTGTAGGATGTAAACACAGCGGTCACAACCCGAGCAAATTAAAACAACTGGTCTGGGCGGGATTAAAGCTGCAGATTTGAGCTTTTTACCGCTTCTAAAACACCCGCGGTGCTCTTTGACCTCTGCCTGCACCTCGAACCTCTCTGACCATCACTCAGACCATCTCAGTCCTCTGCAGTCTCGCCACTAAAAATCCCATTTGACACTAATCTGGTCGCGatattgcaaaaacaaaacaaaataccaaaaatCTGTCAGGTAAAATGAATTATAACCTCATTAGGCCCTCTTGTTTTACTTTCTTGTGCATTTATGGTGCATTATAGAGTTAAAATGGTTTGTTTAAGCTCCAAGAATACTTGCGCATTATTAGGTTTCAGCTGAGCTTTGAaggttttatttatgtattggCAGTCTCCAGCAGTGTTATCAGTCccgaccctcagagagagactTATCTGCTGTGTTGGTGCTCAGGTTCTGCTCTTTTGAAGGAGATAAGAAGGGGGAGAGGTTAAAGCAGTGGCCCACACAAGctaaatcaaacacacacatattcacaaaGGTGTATGACAAATATATTTATCTACATATGTAATCTGTACAACAACGTCAGACCGTGCGTAATTTCCATGTGCGCGTCTgtccattagaaaaaaaaaaaaaaaaaaaaaaaaaaaaaaaaaaacaggcccgCAATGgttattctggaaaaaaaaaatatttctggactataaaaagcaagaaaaattacaaaatatctTTGAACCAGCAAAGATGACATgggaaaaaatgtatttaaataaaatgttcgTTTTCCCCCCATTTTATTTACGGGAACGAAGGAGAAAGAGAGTCCGCACTCCCTCCGTTATTCCCACTCAAagacttgtgtttgtttgttttttttcagtcagtccGTTCCTCTTGGAAAAGCGCTGTTCCTCTGGAGAGGGTAAAGAGGAGCCCGGTTGTATCAGGACGCCGTGGTTCCGCACAGCCTCGTCGTGCTCAGCATCTCCTTTAAGTCCGTCTCCGGTTTACCTGCGACCATGAAAGGCCACGTCTGCAGAGGAGAGGGGTGCAGACGTTAGCACGTGCGCTATGTGATGCATTCAGCagcattttagtttttttcaatttccaaaACAATAATTGCATTATAAAAGAATGATATGGATAATATCAACAGTGGAGAAactcaaaaatataaacatggTTTAACATTATAAAGCTTATTTCCAGAAACAGGAGAATCTTCAgcattttgaaattattttaataCTTATTCTTAatttttaaagtgcattttaaTTTCTTCACCAGTCTAGCGCTACAGTCACGTTACAAAAGGTGCTTAAAATCTATTGGGTAAAAACTGGCACACTTCTGCACGTGGACAAGAGGAGATGGGGGATCGAACCATGCACCTTGAAAACGGCTTCTTCCACCTGAGCTGCATATAATGTCAGATTTTCATGTACAGTTGCATCGAATCAAAATAAGTCACGGGCCATAATGGCTCACCTTCATGCACCTGCCTTGCTTCACTGCCGTCATGGAGGCTTTGAGGCCTCGAGAGGAGTTTAATTCAGCTGAAACTACTCTGACTTCACAGCATCACTGCGGCCTATTTTCGGTTATCAACATGATTTTTACATTCCTTAAATTATCTGCACGTCTCTGTAGCCACAGAGAGCATCGTTCTCACCAGGTTCACGGGGTGAATATATCCATTCTCGTACTTGTCGTTGGCCAGGATCTGCCGGAGGTGCGCTATGTAGCTGGAGGCCAGGCGCAGCGTGTCCAGCTTGGACAGCTTGGTGTCCGGCGGCACCCAGGGCAGGGAGGTCTTCAGGCGGGAGAAGGCTTTGGACAGGACCCGCATCCTGGCCCTCTCCCGGGCGTTCGCCGCGTTCCTCTGCACCTGCTTGCCCCCCTCCTGTTGCGCCACGCCCTTGGGCGCAGTTTTGCGCGACGCGCTCTTGCGCTTCTTGCCCGACGCCTCCCTGCGCTCCTCGTTCGCGCCCGCGCCCTCGCAGTTGGAGCTCTCCTCCGTGCTCTCGTTGGAGTCTTTCCCGGAGGAGCCGAACTTCAGGATGCCATCCAGAAGCTCGTCGTCGACGTCGCTGAGAGATCCGGTGGACATGGTGAGCTGCCttccctccccccaccccaccctccggAGCGGCCTCAAAACAGGGGAGCGCACTGGACTGGACAGGAGACGCGGGGACGCGCCTGGAGGAACATCAAACTGTGCATGAGGGCGAGCAGAACCGCTACAGAGTTTTTATCTCCAAGACCGGGGAGGGCGTGCACCTCGTGCTGGGAGGAGACTGCGAAGCTGATCCATCATGAAGGTTCCCCAAGGATCCCACTGGGACCCCGAGGGACCCCGAGGAGTCCCCCGCGCCGTGAGGAATGGACCAACTGCATTCATTGTTGTCACATTTACACAATTTCCAagataatgaataaataaataacagttgaTCTAAGTCAGAGAACTCCACACTTACTCCatgatgtcaaacataaggcccttGGGCCAAtactggcctgcaagaggcaCCAATCTGGCCAATAAACCAAGCAAatgataaatatttaatttttttattttattcaattaaaataattgaaacctttttttttttcagatcaaacTTCTGAAGATCAGCCGCCATGAAAGACACAaccctgctgctgtggaaccaGCCTCAACGCCCCGCTGTCAgagtgagtttgtgaaaacatgcataatacaACAGCTAGGAGACGTTTTTTGGGGGgcatttcaatttattttgcaCTGAGAGGTTCCATTAAAATTGGCGTTAAGTTGAGATAGTCACTTTTGGTAGGAATCATTAAGCTTGAAgttgaaatttaaaggttattttggcactattttaccaatCCAgctcactcaagatgaaactgcgctatgtggcccctgaaataaaatatgtttgacacccctgatctatgGTCTACAGCCAGATATATTGGACCAATTTACCATAGATCATGCAGCAGGTCATAATTTTGCATTGattagacaaaaaaagaaaaaatggagGGGGGTCTGTAGAAATGATAACTATTTGCATAAATCTATTAGGGTGTGTTTGGATTTTAATTTACCCttctttcttgaaaaaaaaagggataacAAAATGTTTCATTGATTCTAATATGGAGCTCAATCGCAAAATAATAagttaaacaataaaaaaagaactgctgccattttttttgcaaacatcaTCTTTGTGCTAATACAATCCCACTACAACAAACTTTAAGACAAAAATTCATGAACTCATAAATGAATCAGAAGTGGATTGAGAAGATGTGGGTGTTAATCGGCCTGctgagcttttgttttttgctcaCAGCGTCAACATAACTTTCAGCACATCGTGGTAGTTAACAGAATAAAGTGCAAggacagggaggggggggggggggggggcgtcacTTCTCGAATGGCAAACTGGCGCCTCGCTCCCCTCTCATGTAACAGATACCTGGCACCCACAATCCCCTGTTTGGCCTTCCACATCATTCCACACCGATGCTCCGAGCACCGGTCCACTCAGGGCCAAGTCCAAACAACCAGTGTCTCCAGAGGACCTGAGTGGAAAAACTTTGGCGTCCCTCAGGAGGACGTTGATTTCActcctgcttctccttcacTTCCGTCTTCCAGAAAAAAGCGGGATTGTGAGATTGAGAAGTCGTCGGGTGTAGACGTAggatttttctgtgtgtgtgtgtgtgtgtgtgtgggtgtgtgcgctTGTCTTTGCCCGCACAGCTGAAGTGTGCGAGGATAAGAGGTGCGTCTCCAGAGGGCTGACCTTTAGCCTCTCTCCTTCCGGTGTCACAGTGCATCCAAACAGACATTATCCAATTCATCAGTTACTCAATGAAATCCTGCAATTCTGATTTACCAAAGTAAGAGTTCAGGACTAACTTCACTGGGATGACCCGTGAATAATGGAAAGGAAAACAATCAGGACTGATAATGGAGGGAAAAGAATAAGACGAGTGCGACGCCACATGAAGAACCGGAGAAGGGGAATAAATAGGTGAATGAATGGAGGAAGAGAACGAAGAAGACTGCGAGGGCTTAATCTTCTGGGTGGCCTGAAATTTAAAGCACTTAGTGGAAAAGTAATAATAGAGTCTCTTAGATTGATGATCACCTCTGAGATACATGGATCcaccagagagaaacagagagtgcgggagagggagggagggagacgaAAATAGCTCATGAAAAATACTCACACAGAGCTTTTTCTCTCCCCGAGCGTCAATAAAACCCAGATCCTGATGTAATACAGTCAGAACTATGATTTTGACCATGGGATGGTTTTAATTCTTGTCTAAAAAGCTGCCAGTCTGTGAGCCTTTCTTTCTGCCAGCCCCTCATGTGGAAGATAGAACTCTTTTAGGGAACCTTCTCGGCGACCGCTCTTCCTCCCCGTTTCCACGCTTCGCCGTGACGCGGCGCGACAGGTGGAGAGGCCGAATGAAAAACACGCAGAAAGACTAAAGAGGAGACCCTGGCAGTTATGGAGGGACACGGCGCTAATTAGCCGGTCCGGGGTCAGAGGTTAGGCGGGCTGGTTGATGTCACCACAGAGGGACGGGATCCAGATGTTGCTCGCGGGGCCACCGAAGGGGACACCTGACGCCGCGGATCATCATCTCACTCGTACGCACGAACAGAAGCAGGCACGTTAAAAGTACACGGTCCATCTGTCATTTCACATCAGACGGTTGTGTAGagttaaaaaatatatactttATTCAGAAAATTCATGTTGAAAAACTCGTTTTTTGAGTATTTCTGCCCGTTTACAAAGTAAAAATATCACATAAACACTCAGAatttaccaaaataaaaattcTCAGCAACACTATAGTTGACTGCATGTCTGCAAATAGACACATTTCTTATTTCTTCGACAAGTTATTGGTGCATTTATCTACAGTACTAAATcaaatgtggggtttttttaattgaaactcTAAACTTCTACTCCCACTTTGggagtgttttttaaaaaaaaaaagccatttggGGACAACATAGGAAACAACAGATGAACGAGAAGAAAAACGGATGATGCATAAAGCAAAATACAGTTTTGTTTACTGAAAAAACATTCCACTTGTATTTTTGTGCCTCGAATACAAAcatcaaaaaaaggaaaaaaaaaacttggaatgAAAGCATGAAGCTGCTGACGTGGTCGCCTTTACAATCAGTAACTGTAACTGTGGAGTGGTGAGACTTAGGGCGAGAAAAACACCATCCATCTATGTCCAAGCACTCCAGTTCCCTGTCCCTTATCACAGCTACACTCCCCCAGaaaacacgcgcacacacagacacacacacacacacgtgcacacgcacaaaTCGGTTTTACTTTAGCTCAAGTACTGctaagaaaggaaaaaaaaaaaaaaaatcaaagccaAATAACAAAAAGTGAGGTTGCGGAGAGTGCAGCGATACGGCAGGGAGTGAAGAGCTCAGGGCCAAAAGGATGCGGCGGACGAAATGAGCCATAAGAGAGAATTATGAAGATGTTGATGGGAGTGGAAATGTCTTATTATATTTCAAAAAGACTGCAGTCCTTTGATATTTGGTGACAGGAACATCCGGGAGGAGACGAGCGGCGATTCCTCAGAGTGAGACTGATTCTCTGTCACAGCGTAGGGGAACGACCTGCAAGTCCTGGCCTGGAAGTCTGAAGGAGCCGGGCCGCACTGGTTTCCAGAAAGTGAgcgcaaagacacacaaaactacacaaatTATGTGTATCTGTGGTTAGATGTCTCGTGTTTCTCAAAGCATATGATGGAGGAGTaaataaaagaggaggagaggcaatGAAAGTGGTGGAGTTTGTTCTGTTCCCCTTCATctcactgaccaatcagagaagaGCAACGAGTTATAAATGCAGAGATACTTTAACTCTGTCAAAAGATGCCTTTTGTGCTTCATATAGATTAACAAGTTGAATTGAAAACAGTATGCGACGAGATTTAATGTATCCATGTCAGTGTTTTAACATACCAACACAAACATCCAATGTTGTTTTGTGAGTTTgcactttcttccttttttttctcaatcctAACTCACTGTGAGCAAAGGCAGGTTTCTTCCTGGACAAGTCTTCTCCAGTCCAATACAgggtaaacacagagagacagacaacaagAGATCAAAGTTGTTTGTTAATATCACAAATATGAAATAAGAACAATCAAATGCCAGACTGAGACATGAGCCTTTACTGTAattatttgttattttctggacttttccttcctctgcttTTACATTTCAGCATCACTCAATGGTAAATCAGCTCTTTCTTAGATAGTCATCACTGTGTGTTAAAGATGATTCACTCAAATTTAATGATGATTTCTGACAAATACAGATTTCTGTAGAGATAAATGAAATGACATTGCTAACTTTTGAGATcgctgttttactgtttttttttttaactaaactTTTTGTGTCAGTTATAAAAAAGATCcaatgaaagtaaaaaaaactgatttgtcGTCATATTCAACCCAAACATACAAAAGTTTGAATGTTTCAATGGAAATGAATGCAATTTCCAGCAAATAGAGAATATTAATGACTCTGCCCACACATAAGTGAGGTAAAATCCACTAACTTGAAGAAGCGGAGTTGGCCGGGTGCCCAGAGCCGCCTGTCGGAAGTAAGTGAGACGTGATGCAGCTGCAGTTcgagtgtgtttatgtgtgcgtGTTTTCGACTACAGTATTTGACACTTTTTAACCCCTGCTGCAACCTCTGCTCTAACTTGTGGCCTGCTGATTGGATGAAGAGATAGcaaccgcgtgtgtgtgtatgtgtgtgtatgtgtgtgtgtgtgtgtgtgctgggcaCTGTGGTGCAGTGTAGGACCCTGCTGCACTGCAgaggtctggtctctgtcactCTGATTGAGGCTACGATTTATAAacacagagacggagaggaACCCTGCTCAGTTTTCTGTCTCGCACAGTGGTACCATTTGGCtgaatgtgtatgtgtgtgttggtgtgtacGGTCGGATCTTCCAACAGGCCAGAGCTCATAGCGCCCCACTAAATCCTTCACGGTGGTCATCAGTTCTCCCCCCTTCTTCCTCTCCGGCCCAGACCCGCTCTCTGCTGTCCCCGACGCTGACTCCGCTCTCTGTTTTCGTTTGGTGTCCACTCAGCCCGGTCCCGCCAAAACAAATAGAGTCGCATTAGGAAAATAAGCCGCAGCCACACACTTAACCCTGTTCAAACTGTAAAACCTTAATTTTCCAGCAGTGTCTGATTACTCCAAATCTAAGGCtcattttgaaattaaatgtgagaaaatgtttgtttcgCATATAGTTATGATTTGTATTGAGTGGGAGTTGATGGATTTCACCGACTTAAACACATTTGCTCAGCATCAGCACTCTCACTTCTTATTTAAGCTACATTTGTAATTTAGATGCCATTTAGAGAaacttggggttcagtgtctggTGCGAGTACAGGTGGGTGATTTTGGAgaatcaaaccagcaacctGCTCTGCCAGCTGACATCCAATGCACCTTCATTCCACATAAATCCTAGTTTTCCCAAATGGATTGGACCAAATGCAAGATGGCAAAACAACCCATAACTAATGACTGTTACAAATGTTTTCCCCAGTTTCAATGCATTTTACAAATTTAGCAATTAATTGaatat encodes:
- the tcf21 gene encoding transcription factor 21; translation: MSTGSLSDVDDELLDGILKFGSSGKDSNESTEESSNCEGAGANEERREASGKKRKSASRKTAPKGVAQQEGGKQVQRNAANARERARMRVLSKAFSRLKTSLPWVPPDTKLSKLDTLRLASSYIAHLRQILANDKYENGYIHPVNLTWPFMVAGKPETDLKEMLSTTRLCGTTAS